One Bremerella sp. JC817 DNA segment encodes these proteins:
- the tsf gene encoding translation elongation factor Ts, protein MTAITAGAVMALREKTGLPMMECKKALTESNGDEEKAILWLRENGKVKQLNRTDRTTEFGRVGIYTDGEKGAMVEFKCESAPVTQLEEFISLADDLAKVLAENPSITTAEELLAQPSNVKAGSTLGDLKDDMFNRIREVFNVGRMIRVEGSTGGYSHNSSTVSGVLVEVEGDNAAAVRDVAMHVAAMSPSVLSKDDIDPALVEKERAILKAAAMNEDSSKPENIIDKMVEGRLRNYYAQVALLEQPFVKEPKQTVAQYAKDNGVTIKNFTHWVIGDDAPAAEEGAEG, encoded by the coding sequence ATGACGGCAATCACCGCCGGTGCGGTCATGGCACTTCGCGAAAAGACCGGCCTTCCTATGATGGAATGCAAAAAGGCCCTGACCGAGTCGAATGGCGACGAAGAAAAGGCAATCCTGTGGCTGCGTGAAAACGGTAAGGTCAAGCAATTGAACCGTACCGATCGCACCACTGAATTCGGCCGCGTCGGCATTTACACCGATGGCGAAAAGGGTGCCATGGTTGAATTCAAGTGCGAAAGCGCTCCAGTTACCCAACTGGAAGAGTTCATCTCTTTGGCTGACGACCTAGCCAAGGTGCTGGCTGAAAACCCAAGCATCACCACCGCCGAAGAACTGTTGGCTCAGCCGTCCAACGTCAAAGCAGGTAGCACCCTGGGTGACCTCAAGGACGACATGTTCAACCGTATTCGCGAAGTCTTTAACGTAGGTCGTATGATCCGCGTTGAAGGTTCGACCGGTGGTTATAGCCACAACTCGAGCACCGTCAGCGGTGTTCTGGTGGAAGTCGAAGGCGACAACGCCGCTGCTGTTCGTGACGTTGCCATGCACGTGGCCGCCATGAGCCCATCGGTGCTGAGCAAGGACGACATCGATCCTGCTCTGGTCGAAAAGGAACGTGCGATCCTGAAGGCTGCTGCGATGAACGAAGATTCGAGCAAGCCTGAAAACATCATCGACAAGATGGTGGAAGGTCGTCTGCGTAACTACTACGCCCAGGTAGCTCTGCTGGAACAGCCGTTTGTTAAAGAACCAAAGCAGACCGTCGCTCAGTACGCCAAAGACAACGGCGTCACCATCAAGAACTTCACGCACTGGGTGATCGGCGACGACGCTCCAGCCGCTGAAGAAGGTGCTGAAGGCTAG
- the rpsB gene encoding 30S ribosomal protein S2 — MSSGQQFVQELVECGIHFGHRTSRWNPKMAPYIYAKKNQIHIIDVRETIRGLLRAKKYLAQVSEGGSLILFVGTKRQAGAAIEREAERCGMPFINERWLGGTLTNFRTIRSRLSRLEELERIIEGDELAKYSKKMQSSLQREYRKMYRNLNGLRTMNRLPEALVIVDPKKEKNAIKEAQSLGITTVALTDTDCDPDQVDLPIPGNDDGIRSIEMFLKLMADAAIDGKHHAAQQTEQAAK, encoded by the coding sequence ATGTCCAGCGGACAACAGTTCGTTCAGGAACTCGTCGAATGCGGCATTCACTTCGGTCACCGCACCAGCCGGTGGAATCCGAAGATGGCTCCGTACATCTACGCGAAGAAGAACCAAATCCACATCATCGACGTCCGCGAAACGATTCGTGGTCTCCTGCGTGCCAAGAAGTATCTGGCCCAGGTCTCTGAAGGTGGTAGCCTCATTCTGTTCGTCGGTACCAAGCGTCAAGCTGGTGCTGCCATCGAACGTGAAGCCGAACGTTGCGGCATGCCGTTCATCAACGAACGTTGGCTCGGTGGTACGCTGACCAACTTCCGCACCATTCGTAGCCGCTTGAGCCGTCTGGAAGAGCTGGAACGAATCATCGAAGGCGATGAACTCGCCAAGTACTCGAAGAAGATGCAGTCGTCGCTGCAGCGTGAGTACCGCAAGATGTACCGCAACCTGAACGGTCTGCGTACGATGAACCGTTTGCCAGAAGCCCTGGTGATCGTCGACCCGAAGAAAGAAAAGAACGCCATCAAGGAAGCCCAGTCGCTGGGAATCACGACGGTGGCTTTGACCGATACCGACTGCGATCCGGATCAGGTCGACCTGCCAATCCCAGGCAACGACGACGGTATCCGTTCGATCGAAATGTTCCTGAAGCTGATGGCCGACGCTGCCATCGACGGCAAGCATCACGCTGCTCAGCAGACGGAACAAGCTGCCAAGTAA
- a CDS encoding zf-HC2 domain-containing protein gives MSEREPWIKCPAGELSKLQQSLQARDAQTLSRRRFLIAGGGAAAAVAGGGLFVLTLGQGQKDCQNLTCIAAVELMPSYIDGTLTDQQARTSLEAHLDRCPKCQRHLEELEALI, from the coding sequence ATGTCTGAACGCGAGCCTTGGATTAAATGCCCTGCTGGAGAGCTGTCGAAGCTTCAGCAGTCGCTCCAGGCACGCGACGCCCAGACGCTTTCTCGCCGGCGATTTCTGATAGCTGGGGGTGGGGCTGCCGCGGCCGTAGCGGGTGGTGGCTTGTTTGTCCTGACGTTGGGACAGGGACAAAAAGACTGCCAGAATCTGACCTGCATTGCAGCGGTAGAATTAATGCCGAGCTATATCGATGGCACGCTCACCGACCAGCAGGCCCGGACTTCGTTGGAAGCCCATCTCGACCGCTGTCCCAAGTGCCAGCGTCACCTGGAAGAGCTCGAAGCGTTGATTTAG
- a CDS encoding Crp/Fnr family transcriptional regulator: protein MAGHIWYLKACRLFETCTTDQIQRLETASRSKTIAKGSPVYLPADQADSVLVLASGRVKICHLTGDGKQSILAFIEPGEIFGELAILDVGSRDEYAEAVEESRVIAIPGDAMRRLMEEHADLCLGVTKVIGFRRRRIERRVKNLLYLSNRERLSHLLLELAEQYGRETQKGIELSIRLSHQDLASIVGSTRETVTVVLGAMQTEGLIELGRRKVILKAPDRLAHQIGIEPIRLDSNVQRNTPPTVYLRHSFGA, encoded by the coding sequence ATGGCGGGACACATCTGGTACCTCAAAGCATGCCGTCTCTTCGAGACTTGCACGACCGATCAGATTCAAAGGCTCGAGACTGCGAGCCGATCCAAGACCATCGCCAAAGGAAGTCCGGTCTATTTGCCGGCCGATCAAGCAGACTCGGTGCTGGTGCTTGCCAGCGGTCGCGTCAAAATCTGTCACCTGACCGGCGACGGTAAGCAGTCGATCCTGGCGTTCATCGAACCAGGCGAAATTTTCGGCGAGCTTGCGATCTTGGATGTCGGCAGCCGCGACGAATATGCCGAAGCGGTCGAAGAATCACGCGTCATCGCCATCCCAGGCGACGCAATGCGGCGTCTGATGGAAGAGCACGCCGATCTTTGCCTGGGGGTCACCAAGGTCATTGGCTTTCGCCGTCGACGCATCGAACGTCGGGTGAAGAACCTACTGTATCTCTCGAATCGCGAGCGGCTGAGTCATCTACTGCTGGAACTGGCCGAGCAGTATGGTCGAGAAACGCAGAAGGGAATCGAATTGTCGATTCGGCTTTCGCACCAGGATCTGGCGAGTATCGTAGGAAGTACCCGCGAAACAGTCACCGTCGTCCTGGGGGCGATGCAAACCGAAGGGTTGATTGAACTGGGACGCCGGAAGGTGATTCTGAAAGCCCCGGACCGTCTGGCCCATCAGATTGGGATCGAACCGATTCGTCTCGATTCGAACGTGCAGCGGAACACGCCTCCGACTGTCTATTTGCGACATTCCTTCGGAGCCTAA
- a CDS encoding redox-sensing transcriptional repressor Rex: MAKSKDNKKSSSDQRVSKAVVSRLSLYLRELSRLERNGIETTSSTKLGEMLGFSDAQVRKDLANFGQFGYPGVGYRCSELIATIRQIMGTDQRWPVALVGVGNLGRALLGYRGFSNQGFNTVAAFDLDPKIVGSEIEGIPVYSLENVDKIVEEKSIQLAILAVPAAAAQEVAERLVAAGIRGFLNFAAVTLRLPDEVTVIGVDLAIEMEQLSFAMTSRMNS; the protein is encoded by the coding sequence ATGGCGAAGAGCAAAGACAATAAGAAGTCTTCCAGCGATCAGCGCGTCTCTAAGGCTGTAGTCAGTCGTCTGAGTCTCTATCTTCGCGAACTATCGCGGCTGGAACGCAATGGAATCGAGACCACCAGCAGTACCAAGCTGGGCGAGATGCTGGGCTTTTCCGATGCCCAGGTTCGGAAAGACCTGGCGAACTTCGGCCAGTTTGGCTATCCCGGGGTGGGGTATCGCTGCTCCGAGTTGATTGCGACCATTCGGCAAATCATGGGGACCGATCAACGCTGGCCGGTGGCCCTGGTGGGAGTCGGTAACCTCGGTCGCGCACTGCTGGGGTATCGCGGATTTTCCAACCAGGGTTTCAATACCGTGGCCGCCTTCGATCTCGACCCAAAAATTGTTGGATCGGAAATTGAAGGAATTCCGGTTTACAGTCTCGAGAACGTCGACAAGATCGTTGAAGAGAAATCGATTCAACTGGCGATTCTCGCCGTGCCTGCTGCGGCAGCTCAAGAAGTCGCAGAACGGCTCGTGGCTGCGGGGATTCGAGGGTTTTTGAACTTTGCCGCGGTCACCCTTCGCTTGCCGGACGAGGTGACGGTAATCGGAGTCGACCTGGCGATCGAGATGGAGCAGTTGTCATTCGCGATGACTTCGCGGATGAATAGCTAG
- a CDS encoding prepilin-type N-terminal cleavage/methylation domain-containing protein → MSHSKKNGFTLIEVLIVVVILAVLAATVIPQFTDSTTDAKKSSVLFNLHTLRSQIQLYRAHHDGKVPGAALTELTIATDADGNAGGSFGPYLSKIPVNNFTNSATVSSTTGAPSAVVEGAGWLYDSTTGEIWVNDADLLNE, encoded by the coding sequence ATGTCGCATTCAAAGAAAAATGGTTTTACGCTGATCGAAGTGCTGATCGTCGTGGTGATCCTGGCCGTTCTGGCAGCTACGGTCATCCCGCAATTCACCGACTCGACCACCGATGCCAAAAAGAGCAGCGTGCTGTTCAACTTGCACACGCTTCGCTCGCAGATTCAACTCTATCGAGCTCATCACGATGGCAAGGTCCCTGGGGCCGCGCTGACCGAACTGACGATCGCCACCGATGCCGATGGCAACGCCGGCGGTTCGTTTGGTCCTTACCTTTCGAAGATCCCGGTCAACAACTTCACCAACAGTGCGACTGTTTCTTCGACCACCGGAGCACCTTCGGCAGTCGTTGAAGGGGCCGGCTGGTTGTACGACAGCACGACTGGTGAAATCTGGGTCAACGATGCGGACCTGCTCAACGAATAA
- a CDS encoding dihydrofolate reductase, whose protein sequence is MTRPDNSPPPVILIGAMTPSRVIGIGDGMPWEIPEDYQTFLDNVRGQTVIMGRKSYEIFGPDLTSVHNIVVSRGEPDVNAIVTHSIEEALEKAYSFGMKIFVAGGSEIYALALPLANWIYLSEIKKDYDGDRYFPEFDENDWEIVREIDYAEFVYRERKRRSKGTPA, encoded by the coding sequence ATGACGCGTCCCGACAACTCCCCTCCCCCGGTGATCCTGATTGGTGCGATGACTCCCAGCCGCGTGATCGGAATTGGCGACGGAATGCCGTGGGAGATCCCGGAAGATTATCAGACGTTCTTAGATAACGTGCGCGGCCAAACCGTCATCATGGGTCGCAAGTCGTACGAGATCTTCGGGCCCGATTTAACCAGCGTTCACAACATTGTCGTTTCGCGTGGCGAACCCGATGTCAACGCGATCGTCACCCACTCGATTGAAGAGGCCCTCGAAAAGGCCTATTCGTTCGGAATGAAAATCTTCGTCGCCGGCGGCTCCGAGATTTACGCACTGGCCCTTCCGCTGGCCAATTGGATTTACCTCAGCGAGATCAAAAAAGATTACGACGGCGACCGCTACTTTCCTGAGTTCGACGAAAACGACTGGGAGATCGTCCGCGAAATCGACTACGCCGAATTCGTCTATCGCGAGAGAAAACGCCGTTCCAAAGGAACACCTGCCTGA
- a CDS encoding GNAT family N-acetyltransferase codes for MKYFEPDEYAAIALAIEQNDTEFCLHWANCPEVSLTQEDRWYRLVSDIDHPYFNSIFVANLADEKLAEEIEAAVGPFRERNLPVTWWVGPTTRPTNLGEALVQHGLRHTTRETLMAARPYGVDFELLSLDVEILLVRSAPQLRTWVEIMTGLFSDNSFPQEPWRKILLKAGLHEDAKLQHVLALVDGEPAGVGSAYFGSNAGGIYNISVLPAYRRRGVASSLTLTLTSLIEEQGYDLVTLCASEQAVSLYKRLGFGKFGEVNCFTRIPG; via the coding sequence TTGAAATATTTCGAGCCGGACGAGTACGCGGCGATTGCCTTGGCGATCGAGCAAAACGATACCGAATTTTGTCTGCACTGGGCCAACTGCCCGGAAGTTTCGCTGACCCAAGAGGATCGCTGGTACCGGCTCGTCAGCGATATCGATCATCCCTATTTCAATAGTATCTTTGTTGCCAACCTGGCCGACGAGAAGTTGGCCGAAGAGATCGAAGCCGCAGTCGGGCCATTCCGCGAACGAAATCTACCGGTTACCTGGTGGGTTGGCCCGACAACTCGACCAACGAATCTGGGAGAAGCCCTCGTCCAGCATGGCCTGCGACACACAACCCGTGAAACCTTGATGGCCGCGCGGCCGTATGGGGTCGATTTTGAACTGCTGAGTCTCGATGTAGAGATTTTGCTCGTCCGCTCTGCCCCGCAGCTTCGCACGTGGGTAGAGATCATGACGGGCTTGTTCAGCGATAACTCATTTCCGCAGGAACCTTGGCGAAAGATTCTTCTAAAGGCTGGCCTTCATGAAGATGCCAAGCTGCAGCATGTTTTAGCCCTGGTCGATGGCGAACCTGCCGGAGTTGGGTCTGCCTACTTCGGATCGAATGCCGGAGGAATCTATAACATCTCGGTCCTGCCAGCCTATCGCCGCCGCGGTGTTGCCTCTTCGCTGACGCTGACTTTGACCTCCCTGATTGAAGAGCAAGGTTACGACCTGGTCACTCTCTGCGCTTCGGAGCAAGCGGTGTCTCTGTACAAACGTCTTGGCTTCGGAAAGTTTGGCGAAGTGAATTGCTTCACGCGGATACCTGGCTGA
- the rplS gene encoding 50S ribosomal protein L19, protein MSQELMKKVEAAYQKSEVDFFEIGDTVEVHTKILEGQKERIQKFIGTVIAKSGSGTREMFTVRRIVAGEGVEKKFPLHSPQIAKVEVTRRSVVRRAKLYYLRDRVGKATRLRERRV, encoded by the coding sequence ATGAGCCAAGAGTTGATGAAAAAGGTCGAAGCGGCCTACCAAAAGAGCGAAGTCGATTTCTTCGAAATCGGCGACACCGTCGAGGTTCACACCAAGATTCTCGAAGGTCAGAAGGAACGTATCCAGAAGTTCATCGGTACCGTGATCGCCAAGAGCGGCAGCGGCACCCGTGAAATGTTCACCGTTCGCCGCATCGTGGCTGGCGAAGGTGTTGAAAAGAAGTTCCCACTTCACAGCCCACAAATCGCCAAGGTGGAAGTCACTCGTCGCAGTGTCGTTCGCCGCGCCAAGCTGTACTACCTCCGCGATCGCGTTGGTAAGGCAACCCGTCTGCGGGAACGTCGCGTCTAA
- the trmD gene encoding tRNA (guanosine(37)-N1)-methyltransferase TrmD — MRFDILTLFPEIFSGYLGESLLNKAIGKELVEAHVYNLRDWANDKHNRVDDRPFGGGPGMVIRVQPVVEAIEQIRPLAPSPGRLILLSPQGRTLDQPLVEELAQGPRLTMICGRYEGFDQRVIDLLQPEEISLGDFVLNGGEVAAMAIIDTVIRLIPGVLGDEQSAVDDSFSEGNRLLEFPQYTRPREYRGLEVPEVLLGGNHQEILAWRKAQSLEKTKIRRADLLEKQADDANENKR, encoded by the coding sequence ATGCGGTTCGATATCCTGACGCTGTTTCCAGAGATCTTCTCCGGCTATCTCGGAGAGAGCTTGCTCAACAAGGCGATCGGGAAAGAACTGGTCGAAGCCCATGTCTACAACTTGCGGGACTGGGCCAACGACAAGCACAATCGAGTCGACGACCGGCCCTTTGGCGGCGGACCAGGAATGGTCATCCGTGTGCAACCAGTTGTCGAAGCCATCGAGCAGATTCGTCCCTTGGCCCCGTCGCCAGGAAGATTGATTCTGCTCAGCCCGCAAGGCAGAACCCTTGATCAGCCCCTGGTCGAAGAACTCGCCCAGGGACCACGACTGACCATGATTTGCGGCCGCTATGAAGGATTCGATCAACGCGTGATCGATCTTTTGCAGCCGGAAGAGATTTCGCTAGGAGACTTCGTCCTCAACGGGGGTGAAGTCGCGGCGATGGCAATCATCGACACAGTGATTCGCCTGATCCCTGGCGTGCTCGGCGACGAGCAAAGTGCGGTGGACGACTCCTTCAGTGAAGGCAATCGTCTGCTCGAATTCCCGCAGTATACGCGGCCTCGCGAATATCGCGGCCTCGAAGTGCCTGAGGTTTTACTCGGTGGCAATCACCAAGAGATCCTCGCCTGGCGGAAAGCTCAGTCGCTGGAAAAGACAAAAATACGGCGAGCCGATTTGCTCGAGAAGCAAGCGGACGATGCCAACGAAAATAAACGTTAA
- the rpsP gene encoding 30S ribosomal protein S16 has translation MAVRIRMKKMGRTHRPFYRICAMDSRTPRDGKAIEYLGTYDPFVKEKDARVSLKTDRVDYWLGVGAQPSPKVAVLIRKYGTNGSHVAAREEALARMATKTAYVPPKVEIKEPEPEAPAPAEGEAPAEEAAAEGEAVEAAATEGGEEQKAEG, from the coding sequence GTGGCAGTTCGCATTCGCATGAAGAAGATGGGCCGGACTCATCGTCCGTTCTATCGTATTTGCGCCATGGATTCTCGCACCCCGCGAGATGGTAAGGCTATTGAATACCTCGGAACCTACGATCCTTTCGTCAAGGAAAAGGATGCTCGCGTTTCGTTGAAGACCGACCGTGTCGATTACTGGCTCGGCGTCGGTGCACAGCCTTCCCCGAAGGTTGCCGTTTTGATTCGTAAGTACGGCACCAACGGTTCGCACGTGGCTGCACGCGAAGAAGCCTTGGCTCGCATGGCGACCAAGACTGCTTACGTTCCTCCGAAAGTGGAAATCAAGGAACCAGAACCAGAAGCTCCAGCACCTGCCGAGGGCGAAGCCCCAGCAGAAGAAGCTGCTGCCGAAGGTGAAGCCGTGGAAGCTGCCGCCACCGAAGGTGGTGAAGAGCAAAAAGCGGAAGGCTAA
- the ffh gene encoding signal recognition particle protein, translating into MLDSLQDGLRSAFKTLRGQGRLTESNMREGLKLVENALLEADVSYSVVKDFMKDVSDKAVGQDVLKALKPEQQLVGIVNQALIDLLGPVDPTLKLEKDVTVLMMCGLQGAGKTTTCGKLARLIGTEGKKALLCAADLQRPAAVQQLHVVGESVGAKVYSEEGATDPIAVCQNAVKFARENGLDVVILDTAGRLAIDEELMQQLKTIDKRVQPDQVFLVVDGMTGQDAVNSAKAFNEALELDGVMMTKLDGDARGGALLSVKHVTGVPIKFIGVSEHMDGLEPFHPDRMASRILGMGDMVSMFEIAQREFDQEQVQKTQERLQKGQFTLDDFRKQLDQIARPGLMTKMLGLMPGMGEMSKMLQGGDHEKEMKRLGGMIDSMTAAERNDPKVIDNSRRQRIAKGAGVSPQEVNELIKQFDSMASLMKGMAGGGMSSAMDMMRKLRSGELMDPTGKMKKAKQGTGKRLTSKDVAKQNKLKKKLKKRRR; encoded by the coding sequence ATGTTGGACTCGTTACAAGACGGCTTACGATCGGCGTTTAAAACGCTGCGCGGACAAGGCCGATTGACCGAATCGAACATGCGTGAGGGCCTGAAGCTGGTCGAAAACGCTCTGCTCGAAGCGGACGTAAGTTATTCGGTCGTCAAGGATTTCATGAAAGATGTCTCCGACAAAGCTGTCGGTCAGGACGTCTTGAAAGCCTTGAAGCCGGAGCAGCAGCTCGTTGGTATCGTCAATCAGGCCCTGATCGATCTGCTGGGCCCGGTCGACCCGACTCTGAAGCTCGAAAAAGATGTCACCGTATTGATGATGTGCGGTCTGCAGGGAGCTGGTAAGACGACCACCTGCGGTAAGCTCGCCCGATTGATTGGCACCGAAGGCAAAAAGGCCTTGCTGTGTGCCGCCGACCTTCAGCGTCCGGCAGCCGTGCAGCAGTTGCACGTGGTCGGCGAAAGTGTTGGGGCGAAAGTCTATAGCGAAGAAGGGGCAACCGACCCGATCGCTGTCTGCCAGAACGCGGTGAAGTTTGCCCGCGAAAACGGCCTCGATGTCGTGATTCTCGACACGGCCGGTCGATTGGCGATCGACGAAGAGCTGATGCAACAGCTCAAAACGATCGACAAGAGGGTGCAGCCTGACCAGGTCTTCCTGGTGGTCGACGGTATGACCGGTCAAGACGCAGTGAACAGTGCCAAGGCATTCAACGAAGCCTTGGAGCTTGACGGCGTCATGATGACCAAGCTGGATGGCGATGCCCGTGGTGGTGCGTTGCTGTCGGTCAAGCATGTCACCGGCGTGCCGATCAAGTTCATCGGCGTAAGCGAACACATGGACGGCCTCGAGCCGTTCCACCCCGACCGTATGGCCAGTCGAATTCTGGGCATGGGCGACATGGTCTCGATGTTCGAGATCGCCCAGCGTGAATTCGATCAGGAACAGGTCCAGAAGACCCAGGAACGACTGCAAAAAGGGCAGTTCACCCTGGACGACTTCCGCAAGCAGCTCGATCAAATTGCTCGCCCAGGTCTGATGACCAAGATGCTCGGCTTGATGCCAGGCATGGGTGAAATGAGCAAGATGCTGCAGGGTGGCGATCACGAAAAAGAGATGAAGCGTCTCGGCGGTATGATCGACTCGATGACCGCGGCTGAACGAAACGATCCGAAAGTGATCGACAACAGCCGACGTCAGCGTATCGCCAAGGGTGCCGGTGTTTCCCCGCAAGAGGTCAACGAACTGATCAAACAGTTCGACAGCATGGCTTCGTTGATGAAGGGAATGGCTGGTGGCGGCATGTCCAGCGCGATGGACATGATGCGAAAGCTTCGCAGCGGAGAGTTGATGGACCCGACTGGCAAAATGAAAAAGGCCAAGCAGGGAACCGGCAAACGATTGACGTCGAAAGACGTTGCCAAACAAAACAAGCTTAAAAAGAAGCTCAAGAAACGACGTCGTTAA
- a CDS encoding nucleoside hydrolase gives MAAVLLAVALTTFASAEDARKPVPLIFDTDIGNDVDDVLALGMIHTLQSSGECVLLAVTITKDNPLAAPFTDAVNTFYGRGEIPIGVCRSGVTPEAGKFLGLAQQIDGDQLRFPHDLKSGADAPDAVVLLRKTLAAAEDHSVVIAQVGFSTNLASLLASQPDDISSLGGVDLVKKKVKLLSIMGGAFTQIPGKKGRYGEYNIIKDLAAAQKLTQQWPTPILWSGYEIGIALTYPHESIEEDYGYVPHHPLSEAYYLYSPPPHDRPTWDLTSVLVGVRDPEQYFALSAPGQVSINDEGHTIFAENPQGRDRYLILAEKDQRKVRETLVKLSKHAPGKP, from the coding sequence ATGGCTGCGGTACTTCTGGCCGTGGCGTTGACGACGTTCGCCTCGGCCGAAGATGCCCGCAAGCCAGTGCCGCTGATCTTCGATACCGACATCGGCAACGATGTCGACGACGTTCTGGCGCTCGGCATGATCCACACGCTGCAAAGCAGTGGTGAGTGCGTATTGCTGGCGGTCACCATTACCAAAGACAATCCGTTGGCGGCTCCGTTTACCGACGCCGTCAACACGTTCTATGGTCGGGGAGAAATTCCGATTGGGGTCTGTCGCAGTGGCGTAACCCCGGAAGCAGGCAAGTTTCTGGGGCTCGCTCAGCAGATAGATGGCGATCAGCTGCGGTTTCCGCACGATTTGAAATCAGGGGCCGACGCTCCTGATGCGGTCGTCTTGTTGCGAAAGACCTTGGCCGCGGCGGAAGACCATAGCGTCGTGATCGCTCAGGTCGGTTTCTCGACGAACCTTGCCAGTCTGCTCGCTTCGCAGCCGGACGACATTAGTTCGCTGGGTGGTGTTGACCTCGTCAAGAAGAAGGTCAAGCTGCTTTCAATCATGGGCGGCGCCTTCACGCAGATCCCTGGTAAGAAGGGACGTTACGGCGAGTACAACATCATCAAAGACCTGGCCGCCGCTCAAAAGCTGACGCAGCAGTGGCCGACGCCGATTCTGTGGAGTGGTTACGAAATCGGCATCGCGCTGACCTACCCGCACGAAAGCATCGAAGAAGATTACGGCTACGTGCCGCATCATCCTTTGTCGGAGGCTTACTACTTATATAGTCCTCCGCCACACGATCGCCCGACCTGGGATCTGACCTCGGTTTTGGTGGGGGTGCGTGATCCGGAGCAATACTTTGCCCTTTCAGCCCCTGGCCAGGTCAGCATCAACGACGAAGGTCACACGATCTTCGCCGAAAATCCCCAGGGACGCGACCGCTACCTGATCCTGGCAGAAAAGGATCAGCGCAAGGTTCGCGAAACGCTGGTGAAGCTCTCGAAGCACGCTCCCGGTAAACCTTGA